The DNA region AGGGGCCAGGTATCCCGGGCCACCCAAAACGTGGCGAGGTACAATCATAAATGCTGCAGCGGCAATGGCTGAAGTCTTAATAAAATCACGGCGGTTACTCGTGTTCTTATTGTTTTGCTCTGTTTTCATATTCAGTAAATCGATTTGCTAATGGGATGTGACTATATTTTTGGTCTTTCTTTAGGGTGCTATTATTTTTTCTTTAATGATAGAATGTATTTTACCATTAATTTGGCATCGTCTTTTTTAAGCGTGGCATGCGCAGTCATTGGCATTGTACCCCAAACGCCTGATCCGCCTTTGATAATTTTATCAGATAAATAATTGATGTTCTTTTCGGTTGCGGGATATTTTTTGGCAATGTCCATATAAGCAGGGCCGATAATTTTGTTCACTTTGTTGTGGCAGCCAATACAGTCAGATTTATTGATCAGTTTTTCGCCGGCGGTCACTTGTAATGCTGTGGTGCTAGCCGATGGTGCTACTGGCGCTGCCTTTGCTGATTCTGCTTCTACCGGTGCCGCCTCGGTTGGCTTTACAGG from Pedobacter endophyticus includes:
- a CDS encoding c-type cytochrome, with product MKRTSFLILGLVVIFMASFCTADSSKENENNATATSATVPATAETTKTATPAATQTAEQPSATKETETAPVKPTEAAPVEAESAKAAPVAPSASTTALQVTAGEKLINKSDCIGCHNKVNKIIGPAYMDIAKKYPATEKNINYLSDKIIKGGSGVWGTMPMTAHATLKKDDAKLMVKYILSLKKK